A genome region from Pseudanabaena sp. Chao 1811 includes the following:
- a CDS encoding Tic20 family protein, with translation MVRRSSIDYLDRLYASLPYILPITAVVLFGAFLFEQFPQLATIFTPVFYLYRILAISIIDFISIRFVAWFCVFIFVVRNYKVNHFIRFNAMQALLLDIIIALVGAFTELLALILGKLSFFPFMLQIIASVTFLGVIAASVYGIFECIRGKYADKIPVISDVGYSQIR, from the coding sequence ATGGTACGACGTAGTTCAATTGATTATTTAGATAGGCTTTATGCCAGTTTGCCTTACATACTACCAATTACTGCTGTAGTATTATTTGGGGCATTTTTGTTCGAGCAGTTTCCCCAATTAGCAACAATTTTTACTCCTGTTTTCTATTTATACAGAATTCTAGCAATTTCAATTATTGATTTTATTTCAATTCGCTTTGTTGCTTGGTTTTGTGTATTTATTTTTGTAGTTAGAAACTATAAGGTAAATCACTTTATCCGCTTCAATGCCATGCAAGCATTACTGCTAGATATAATTATTGCTCTTGTGGGTGCATTCACTGAGCTTTTAGCACTGATCTTAGGGAAGCTATCCTTTTTCCCTTTCATGCTTCAGATAATTGCTAGTGTTACATTTTTAGGTGTCATAGCTGCATCTGTATATGGCATCTTTGAATGTATTCGAGGCAAGTATGCTGATAAAATACCTGTGATTTCTGATGTTGGCTATTCGCAAATACGCTAA
- the priA gene encoding primosomal protein N' produces MNLLSSGQHLSMTLFDLSNISGDRYVTVIVDCIGIDDLLTYRIPEDVELQVGDILSVPLGNRQVGAIALQISDTSTIDAPDTEIKEISAVVSSGIFPTTYWELLTRTADYYRTPVMQTVKTALPPKLLDQSHYRIKIKQLDSSMGTPVAPKAAQMVWDFLQEHKGNPKGLSRRYIQQKLGRYTGAGLRELQKLDLVETVLELPNRPQPKYEDIVVLIKVPDSEITARQTEVLTILQHQGGECPKSQLCKLAKTSASVIQNLENKGYVVVSKRESLRLGGKSHTVIRDRPKALTPDQDLALQQILKAIANNNPSHFLLHGVTGSGKTEVYLQAIATVLEAGKSALVLVPEIGLTPQLTDRFRARFGDAKVNVYHSQLSDGERFDTWRLMLTGESQVVIGTRSAVFAPLSNLGLIVMDEEHDNSFKQDQPQPCYHARTVAQWRSQLEQVPLVMGSATPSAELVFAQKQQELIYLELPNRIGNRAMPPIEIVDMRDEFKAGNYSILSRKLQGAIAEMLEAKQQGILFIHRRGYSTFVSCRSCGYVAECPHCDVSLSYHDPISPTAHQPKSAHLRCHYCNYTQIQPKSCPQCNSPYFKYFGSGTQKVEQELSKLFPNIRLIRFDSDTTRNKDQHRLLIDQFRAGTADLLVGTQMLTKGLDIPQVTLVGVVSADGLLNFSDYRAGERAAQTLLQVAGRAGRGEEDGKVIMQTYTPEHPAIQAVQSYRLEEFMQTELEMREALRYPPKGQMVLIHLSSENAQTVENSANELAEYLRQLENDWEILGATPATIAKVANRYRWQILLKFMPDVLLNVPNLEELRMLVNSKAVRVAIDVDPLTIL; encoded by the coding sequence TTGAATCTACTATCTTCAGGACAACACCTATCCATGACTCTGTTTGATTTAAGCAACATTTCAGGAGATCGCTATGTCACGGTGATCGTTGATTGCATTGGTATTGATGATTTGCTGACCTATCGGATTCCTGAAGATGTTGAGCTTCAAGTTGGTGATATTCTCAGTGTTCCTTTGGGCAATCGCCAAGTGGGGGCGATCGCTTTGCAAATTTCTGATACTTCCACAATTGATGCTCCCGACACAGAAATTAAAGAAATTAGTGCTGTAGTCAGTTCGGGGATTTTTCCTACGACCTATTGGGAACTGTTAACGCGCACGGCTGATTATTATCGAACTCCTGTCATGCAAACGGTAAAAACTGCTCTACCACCAAAATTGCTTGATCAATCCCATTACCGCATCAAAATCAAGCAACTAGATTCATCTATGGGGACTCCAGTTGCTCCCAAGGCAGCCCAAATGGTGTGGGATTTTTTACAAGAGCATAAGGGAAATCCTAAAGGTTTAAGTCGTCGCTATATTCAGCAAAAGCTGGGTAGATATACAGGTGCAGGGCTAAGGGAATTACAAAAATTAGATCTGGTTGAAACGGTTTTAGAATTACCCAATCGTCCGCAACCAAAATATGAAGATATTGTCGTTTTAATCAAGGTTCCCGATAGTGAGATCACGGCTAGACAGACAGAAGTTTTAACAATTTTGCAACATCAAGGGGGAGAATGCCCCAAATCTCAATTATGTAAACTAGCAAAAACCTCTGCTTCCGTAATTCAGAACTTAGAGAATAAGGGATATGTCGTAGTTTCTAAAAGAGAATCTTTACGATTAGGGGGCAAAAGTCATACGGTCATTCGCGATCGCCCCAAAGCTCTCACCCCTGATCAAGATTTAGCCCTACAGCAAATTTTAAAAGCGATCGCTAATAATAATCCGTCACATTTTCTCCTGCATGGAGTGACAGGCTCAGGTAAAACTGAAGTGTATCTGCAAGCGATCGCGACTGTCCTCGAAGCTGGGAAATCTGCATTGGTACTAGTTCCTGAAATTGGTTTGACTCCCCAATTAACAGATCGCTTTCGCGCAAGATTTGGTGATGCCAAGGTGAATGTGTATCATAGCCAGTTATCCGATGGTGAACGCTTTGACACATGGCGATTGATGCTGACAGGGGAATCACAAGTAGTAATTGGCACGCGATCGGCAGTATTTGCGCCATTATCAAATCTCGGCTTAATTGTGATGGATGAGGAGCATGACAATAGCTTCAAGCAGGATCAACCTCAACCCTGTTACCATGCGCGGACGGTAGCTCAATGGCGATCGCAGTTAGAGCAAGTTCCCCTTGTCATGGGTTCCGCAACCCCTTCCGCAGAATTAGTCTTTGCTCAGAAACAGCAGGAATTAATTTATTTGGAACTGCCTAATCGCATTGGCAATCGAGCGATGCCACCGATTGAAATTGTGGATATGCGCGATGAATTTAAGGCAGGCAATTACTCGATCTTGAGTCGGAAGTTACAAGGTGCGATCGCCGAAATGCTTGAAGCGAAACAACAAGGAATTCTATTCATTCATCGACGCGGCTATAGTACCTTCGTTTCCTGTCGATCCTGTGGCTATGTTGCGGAATGTCCACATTGCGATGTTTCCCTCTCCTATCACGATCCCATCTCACCCACAGCCCATCAACCCAAATCCGCCCATTTGCGCTGTCACTATTGCAACTACACCCAAATCCAGCCGAAATCCTGTCCTCAATGCAATTCACCCTATTTCAAATATTTTGGTAGCGGCACTCAAAAAGTAGAACAGGAACTTAGCAAATTATTTCCCAATATTCGCCTAATTCGTTTTGATAGCGACACCACCCGCAACAAGGATCAGCATCGTCTGCTCATCGATCAGTTCCGCGCAGGAACAGCAGATTTATTAGTGGGAACCCAAATGCTAACCAAGGGTTTAGATATTCCCCAAGTTACGTTAGTAGGTGTAGTTTCCGCTGATGGATTATTAAACTTCTCCGATTATCGCGCAGGAGAGAGAGCTGCACAAACCCTCCTACAAGTTGCAGGTCGCGCAGGTCGTGGCGAAGAAGATGGCAAGGTCATTATGCAAACCTACACCCCAGAACATCCCGCCATCCAAGCAGTTCAGAGCTATCGCCTCGAAGAATTCATGCAAACCGAACTAGAGATGCGAGAAGCATTGCGCTATCCCCCCAAAGGGCAAATGGTCTTAATTCATCTCAGTAGTGAGAATGCTCAAACAGTAGAGAATTCTGCAAATGAATTAGCAGAATATTTACGACAATTAGAAAATGATTGGGAAATATTAGGAGCGACTCCCGCCACGATCGCTAAAGTTGCCAATCGTTATCGCTGGCAAATTCTATTAAAATTCATGCCTGATGTTTTACTCAATGTACCGAACTTAGAAGAGTTACGAATGTTAGTGAATTCTAAAGCTGTGAGAGTTGCGATCGATGTCGATCCATTAACAATTCTATAA
- a CDS encoding universal stress protein: protein MFQQILLAVDGSGRSREMLNMLLALPSIQSSQINVLHVIPNSTNSEGITEYRLAGEKIIEREIKSLRLSSGNSTVSLLKEGEPKDVVCKVAEELKANLLIMGSRGMGRLQAILANSVSQYVFQLSDVPMLLIKDDVYIKTIRSIMVSVDGSAASNHSLDLAIKLASGAKDVEIFLARVVKRKDENTASTDPVLLEASAKLKRLNIPSRSFVGSGDVGKEICRLADESNTSLLLVGSPDRRPSIARSLPDLDRLLGSSVSDYVRVNATVPVLLTRTIE from the coding sequence ATGTTCCAACAAATTTTATTGGCTGTTGATGGTTCAGGGCGATCGCGCGAAATGCTAAATATGCTGCTAGCCCTACCTAGCATCCAAAGTTCGCAAATTAATGTTCTGCATGTTATTCCTAACTCCACTAACTCTGAAGGAATTACCGAATATCGTCTTGCGGGTGAAAAGATTATCGAAAGAGAAATTAAAAGCTTGCGCCTGTCCTCAGGCAATAGCACTGTCTCCCTTCTCAAAGAGGGTGAACCCAAGGATGTTGTATGTAAAGTTGCTGAAGAACTCAAAGCCAATCTTCTGATCATGGGATCGCGTGGCATGGGACGCTTGCAAGCAATTTTGGCAAATTCCGTCAGTCAATATGTTTTCCAATTGTCTGATGTCCCTATGTTGCTCATTAAGGATGATGTATATATCAAAACCATCCGTAGCATCATGGTTTCCGTTGATGGTTCAGCAGCTTCCAATCACAGTCTCGATCTTGCCATTAAACTAGCTAGTGGTGCTAAGGATGTGGAAATTTTCTTAGCAAGGGTTGTCAAACGTAAGGATGAAAATACGGCAAGCACTGATCCAGTACTACTTGAAGCTAGTGCTAAACTCAAGCGTTTAAATATTCCATCTCGCTCCTTTGTGGGTTCTGGTGATGTGGGTAAAGAGATTTGTCGATTAGCAGATGAGTCGAATACCAGCCTATTATTAGTTGGCTCACCCGATCGCCGTCCTTCGATCGCCCGCAGTTTACCTGACCTTGATC
- the prmC gene encoding peptide chain release factor N(5)-glutamine methyltransferase: protein MNFWEWYDRQICAAKQHDVPIYELDWLVLRLTCLDKLDLRLRSPNIAQKVTPKLLTKLDQLWQKRLSDRLPVQYLAGSVTWRDLELQVTPAVLIPRPETELIIDIIAEHCQNAIYHNGIWVDLGTGSGAIAIALAQHFPQAQIHAVDFSESALEIAKINANVNNQKIQFHHGSWFEPLAKLDLQKQLIGLISNPPYIPSNEVLNLQPEVTNHEPHSALDGGKDGLDDIRELVDTAPAFLISGGFWIIEMMQGQAEIVRSLLQTNGKYKNIQIHRDYSDIERFISAQIN from the coding sequence ATGAATTTCTGGGAATGGTACGATCGCCAAATTTGTGCTGCCAAGCAGCATGACGTACCAATATATGAATTAGATTGGTTAGTCTTACGTTTGACTTGTTTAGATAAATTAGACCTGAGATTGCGATCGCCAAATATCGCGCAGAAAGTTACACCTAAATTATTAACTAAGCTAGATCAACTCTGGCAAAAAAGATTAAGCGATCGCCTACCTGTGCAGTATTTAGCAGGCTCAGTCACATGGCGTGATTTAGAATTGCAAGTCACTCCCGCCGTTTTAATCCCCCGTCCTGAGACGGAATTAATCATTGATATTATTGCCGAGCATTGCCAAAATGCGATTTATCACAATGGGATCTGGGTGGATTTAGGAACTGGTAGTGGCGCGATCGCGATCGCCTTAGCTCAGCATTTTCCTCAAGCACAAATTCATGCAGTTGATTTTAGTGAATCTGCTTTAGAAATCGCCAAAATTAATGCCAATGTAAATAACCAGAAAATTCAATTTCATCATGGCAGTTGGTTTGAGCCATTAGCAAAATTAGATCTCCAGAAGCAATTAATAGGACTTATTTCTAATCCTCCCTATATTCCTAGTAATGAAGTTTTAAATTTACAGCCAGAAGTGACTAATCATGAGCCACACTCTGCTTTGGATGGTGGCAAAGATGGACTGGATGACATTAGAGAATTAGTCGATACTGCACCAGCATTTTTAATTTCTGGTGGATTTTGGATCATTGAGATGATGCAAGGTCAAGCGGAAATTGTGCGATCGCTTTTACAAACAAATGGCAAATATAAAAATATTCAAATCCATCGAGATTACTCAGATATTGAAAGATTTATATCGGCTCAGATTAATTAG
- a CDS encoding CTP synthase, translating to MAKYIFVTGGVVSSIGKGIVAASLGRLLKSRDYSIAILKLDPYINVDPGTMSPFQHGEVFVTEDGAETDLDLGHYERFTDTSMSKLSNVTTGAIYQGVINKERRGDYQGGTVQVIPHITNEIKERIHRVANNGNPDLVIVEIGGTVGDIESLPFIEAIRQFRKDVGRQNVVYMHVTLMPWIASAGEMKTKPTQHSVKELQSVGIQPDILVCRSDRPLPQNIKDKISEFCNVLPECVMTGQDVKSIYEVPLAMEREGLAEQVLRLLGMQQRQPDLRSWQTLVERLYRSEHQLEVAIVGKYVRLTDAYLSVIEALKHGAIALNSNVNLRWVNSEDIETYGAEKFLKDVHAIVVPGGFGHRGVDGKVAAVQYARDHQIPFLGLCLGMQCAVIDWARNIGNLSDANSSEFAPESKNPVIHLLPEQQDVVNLGGTMRLGLYACRLAPNSLVHSLYNESVIYERHRHRYEFNNAYRSLFLESGYVISGTSPDGRLVEAIELPSHPYFIATQFHPEFQSRPSSPHPLFQGLVKAALDLQKQRIASNTESVHIPVLEQNNELKQEFASVMFS from the coding sequence ATGGCTAAGTATATCTTTGTGACTGGCGGAGTCGTCTCTAGTATTGGGAAGGGCATCGTTGCCGCAAGTTTGGGACGGTTGCTGAAATCAAGGGATTATTCCATAGCAATCCTCAAGCTTGATCCTTATATCAACGTTGACCCTGGTACGATGAGTCCTTTTCAGCATGGGGAGGTGTTTGTCACCGAAGATGGTGCGGAGACAGACCTTGACTTGGGGCATTACGAGCGCTTTACTGATACATCGATGTCCAAGTTGAGTAATGTTACCACAGGCGCAATCTACCAAGGCGTAATCAATAAAGAACGCCGTGGTGATTACCAAGGCGGCACGGTGCAGGTGATTCCACACATTACCAACGAAATTAAAGAGCGCATTCATCGCGTAGCCAATAATGGCAATCCTGATCTCGTCATTGTCGAAATTGGTGGCACGGTTGGTGACATCGAGTCTCTGCCATTTATCGAAGCCATTCGTCAATTTCGTAAGGATGTAGGTCGCCAAAATGTAGTCTATATGCATGTGACCCTGATGCCTTGGATTGCCTCCGCAGGAGAGATGAAAACCAAACCCACCCAACACTCGGTTAAAGAGTTGCAATCCGTCGGTATTCAGCCCGATATTTTAGTTTGCCGTAGCGATCGCCCTTTACCACAAAACATCAAAGACAAGATTTCTGAATTTTGCAACGTTTTGCCTGAGTGTGTGATGACAGGGCAAGATGTCAAGAGCATCTATGAAGTACCGCTAGCAATGGAGCGTGAAGGCTTGGCAGAGCAAGTATTGCGCTTGTTAGGAATGCAGCAACGCCAACCCGACCTTCGCAGTTGGCAAACCCTAGTTGAGCGTCTCTATCGCTCAGAGCATCAGCTAGAAGTAGCGATCGTCGGTAAATATGTCCGCTTGACCGATGCCTATCTCTCGGTGATCGAAGCCCTTAAGCATGGTGCGATCGCTTTGAATAGCAACGTGAATTTGCGCTGGGTGAACTCCGAAGACATCGAAACCTATGGCGCGGAGAAATTCCTCAAGGATGTCCATGCGATCGTTGTTCCCGGGGGCTTTGGACATCGTGGTGTCGATGGTAAAGTTGCGGCTGTGCAATATGCTCGCGATCACCAGATTCCATTTTTAGGACTCTGTTTAGGAATGCAATGCGCGGTGATTGACTGGGCGAGAAATATCGGTAATCTCAGTGATGCCAATAGCTCCGAGTTTGCCCCAGAATCCAAAAATCCCGTTATTCACCTATTGCCAGAGCAGCAAGATGTAGTTAACCTCGGCGGCACAATGCGTTTAGGTCTATATGCCTGTCGTCTTGCCCCTAATAGCCTTGTGCATAGTCTGTATAACGAGTCAGTTATTTATGAGCGCCATCGCCATCGTTACGAGTTTAACAATGCCTACCGATCTCTCTTTCTTGAGTCGGGCTATGTGATTAGTGGCACTTCTCCCGATGGACGTTTAGTTGAAGCGATCGAGCTACCTAGTCATCCCTACTTTATTGCTACCCAGTTCCATCCAGAATTCCAATCTCGTCCAAGTAGTCCCCATCCCTTATTCCAAGGTTTGGTCAAAGCTGCTCTAGATCTCCAAAAACAGCGCATTGCCAGTAATACTGAATCCGTTCATATTCCAGTTTTAGAACAGAATAATGAACTAAAGCAAGAGTTTGCCTCTGTGATGTTTAGCTAA
- a CDS encoding Tic20 family protein encodes MNWQQAATPLHRFYSCLPYLLPMSAGVIYGAVLFQQFPLLILPFIPFIWIYSNVLSFPLVPFLGLTGEFFLFMGLYFLVVRDARIPRFIRFNTMQALLMQIVLFIGQILFQFLEQLSNAALPSVISAIFANTMFIGVMLLTGYAVYQSIKGEYSDIPTLSQAASFQCEV; translated from the coding sequence ATGAATTGGCAGCAAGCTGCAACACCCTTACATCGCTTTTATAGTTGCTTGCCCTATCTTTTGCCCATGTCGGCAGGGGTGATTTATGGAGCCGTTTTATTTCAACAGTTCCCCTTGCTTATCCTTCCCTTTATTCCTTTCATCTGGATTTATAGCAATGTGCTGTCATTCCCACTAGTGCCTTTTCTGGGATTAACAGGTGAGTTTTTCTTATTTATGGGCTTATATTTTTTGGTGGTCAGAGATGCCCGTATTCCTCGCTTTATTCGCTTTAATACGATGCAAGCATTGTTAATGCAAATTGTCTTATTTATCGGTCAAATTCTCTTCCAATTCCTTGAGCAACTATCCAATGCTGCATTGCCATCTGTAATTAGTGCAATTTTTGCTAACACAATGTTCATTGGAGTGATGCTATTAACTGGATATGCAGTTTATCAAAGTATTAAAGGTGAATATTCTGATATTCCTACACTTTCTCAAGCTGCATCATTTCAGTGCGAGGTGTAA
- a CDS encoding magnesium chelatase subunit H produces the protein MFTSVPPIATLSSRRIIPENLQGRVLMKLVYVVLEPQYQSAMSAAVKSINKNNPNLAIEVSGYLIEELRSPENYEVFKEDIAEADIFIASLIFIDDLATKIAQAVAPHRDRLSACVVFPSMPEVMRLNKMGSFSMENLGQSKSAIAQFMRKRKEKSGSSFQDSMLKVVQTLPKILKYMPIDKAQDARNFMLSFQYWLGGSTENIENFLLMLAQNYLPSVKARAKENGAAPLIIKDPVTYLDMGLWHPLAPKMFENTTEYLDWYNARTDIPDDMKDPLAPCVGLLMARTHLVTGDDAHYVAMVQELESLGARVISVFNGGLDFSKAVEEYFYDPKQKDRAIVDSVVSLTGFALVGGPAKQDHPKAIEALEKLNRPYMVALPLVFQTTEEWQDSDLGLHPVQVALQVALPELDGGLDPIVLSGRDSMTGRSHALGDRLETIANRAIKWANLRRKPRHEKKLAITIFSFPPDKGNIGTAAYLDVFSSIHKVVEALGNNGYDVQGLPKTSHDMMSEILHNPEAMVGSPELNVAYKMSVPEYEAHTPYVDRIIEQWGPAPGHLNSDGQNLIIYGKQYGNIFVGVQPTFGYEGDPMRLLFSKSASPHHGFVAYYTYLNHIWGADAVLHFGTHGSMEFMPGKQVGMSGDCYPDSLIGALPNIYYYAVNNPSEATIAKRRGYATIISYITPAPENAGLSRNLQELSELIASYKDLRLGGRGVQITNTIMDKVRLVNLDKDVELPDQDAKDMSLEERDNVIGQVYNKLMEIESRVLPCGLHVVGEPPKVEDVTDVLTSIASFDRPEDNMKSLLRIICESIGRDIEQLYKSSDKGIYADVELLANIRAIANKAVGALVKAKADDDGRVSKLSVLNFFRMGKTEPWIEVFQENGYPNVNKDDIKPLFEFLEFCLKQIVADNELGGLIKALEGDYITPSPGGDPIRNPLVLPTGKNMHALDPNSIPTSAAVQAAKTVVDRLLERQRQDNNGVYPETIAVVLWGTDNIKTYGESLAQVLCMIGVKPMPDALGRVNRLELIPLEELGRPRVDVVVNCSGVFRDLFVNQMDLIDRAVRMAAEADEPLEMNFVRKHAIAQAEEFGLTISQAATRVFSNSSGSYSSNVNLAVENSTWENEEELQQMYLSRKSFAFGGSVSNTQQRQLYEASLKTVDMTFQNLDSSEISLTDVSHYFDSDPTKLVGSLRKDGKKPASFIADTTTANAQVRTLTETVRLDTRTKILNPKWYEGMLKSGYEGVREISKRLVNTMGWSATAGAVDNWVYEDVNDVYVNDKEMCDRLKNLNPNSFRKIVGTLLEVNGRGYWETSEENLDRLRELYQELEDRIEGVE, from the coding sequence ATGTTCACTTCTGTGCCACCGATCGCAACATTATCTAGTAGACGTATCATTCCCGAAAATCTACAGGGTCGGGTCTTAATGAAGTTGGTCTATGTAGTGCTGGAACCTCAATATCAGAGCGCTATGTCGGCGGCTGTAAAGTCCATTAATAAAAACAACCCCAACCTAGCGATCGAGGTAAGTGGTTATTTAATTGAGGAACTTCGTAGTCCAGAAAATTACGAGGTTTTTAAAGAAGATATTGCTGAGGCGGATATTTTTATCGCGTCTTTGATTTTTATTGATGATCTTGCTACGAAAATTGCTCAAGCAGTTGCACCCCATCGCGATCGCTTGTCTGCTTGCGTCGTATTCCCATCGATGCCAGAGGTAATGCGCCTCAATAAAATGGGCAGCTTTAGTATGGAAAACCTAGGGCAATCTAAGAGTGCGATCGCCCAGTTTATGCGGAAGCGTAAGGAGAAATCGGGCAGTTCTTTCCAAGACAGTATGCTCAAGGTCGTGCAGACTCTGCCGAAGATTCTCAAATATATGCCTATTGATAAGGCGCAGGATGCTCGTAACTTCATGTTGAGCTTCCAATATTGGTTAGGAGGTTCGACAGAAAATATTGAAAACTTCCTATTGATGCTTGCTCAAAATTATTTGCCTAGCGTGAAGGCAAGAGCAAAAGAAAATGGTGCGGCTCCTCTAATTATTAAAGACCCTGTTACCTATTTGGACATGGGGCTATGGCATCCTCTCGCACCGAAAATGTTCGAGAATACTACCGAATATTTGGATTGGTATAATGCCCGTACCGATATTCCCGATGACATGAAAGATCCCCTTGCACCTTGCGTGGGTCTATTGATGGCACGTACTCACCTCGTTACAGGCGATGACGCGCATTATGTGGCGATGGTTCAGGAATTGGAATCCCTCGGCGCTAGGGTTATTTCCGTATTTAATGGGGGCTTAGACTTCTCAAAGGCGGTCGAAGAGTATTTCTATGATCCTAAGCAAAAGGATCGAGCGATTGTGGATAGTGTTGTCTCCCTGACTGGTTTTGCTCTTGTTGGAGGACCCGCAAAGCAAGATCACCCCAAGGCGATCGAAGCTCTCGAAAAACTGAATCGTCCCTACATGGTAGCCCTGCCCCTAGTCTTCCAAACTACCGAAGAATGGCAAGATAGCGATCTTGGTTTACATCCTGTACAAGTTGCCCTTCAGGTTGCCTTACCTGAACTCGATGGCGGACTTGATCCTATTGTGCTTTCGGGGCGCGATAGCATGACTGGTCGTTCCCATGCTTTAGGCGATCGCCTCGAAACCATCGCCAACCGTGCGATCAAATGGGCAAATCTCCGCCGCAAGCCTCGCCATGAGAAGAAACTGGCGATTACCATCTTCAGTTTCCCTCCTGATAAGGGCAATATCGGAACTGCCGCCTATTTAGATGTATTCTCTTCCATTCATAAGGTTGTAGAAGCTCTCGGTAATAATGGCTATGACGTTCAAGGATTACCGAAGACATCCCACGATATGATGTCCGAGATTCTGCATAACCCTGAAGCAATGGTTGGCAGTCCTGAACTCAACGTTGCCTATAAGATGTCTGTACCTGAGTATGAAGCCCATACTCCCTACGTCGATCGCATTATCGAGCAATGGGGACCTGCGCCCGGACATCTCAATTCCGATGGACAGAACTTGATTATTTACGGTAAGCAGTACGGAAATATTTTCGTAGGCGTACAACCCACCTTCGGTTATGAAGGCGACCCCATGCGCTTGCTCTTTAGCAAATCCGCTTCACCCCATCATGGCTTCGTTGCTTATTACACCTATCTCAACCATATCTGGGGAGCCGATGCTGTCCTCCACTTCGGTACTCACGGCTCAATGGAGTTCATGCCTGGGAAGCAAGTGGGTATGTCTGGAGATTGCTATCCCGACAGCTTGATCGGAGCGCTACCCAACATCTATTACTACGCCGTAAACAACCCCTCAGAAGCCACGATCGCTAAGCGTCGCGGTTATGCCACCATCATCAGCTACATCACTCCTGCGCCCGAAAATGCAGGCTTGAGCCGTAACTTGCAAGAACTGAGTGAATTGATTGCGTCCTACAAGGATCTCCGCCTCGGTGGTCGTGGTGTCCAAATCACCAATACAATCATGGACAAGGTGCGCTTGGTCAATCTCGATAAGGATGTGGAACTTCCAGACCAAGATGCCAAGGATATGTCCCTTGAGGAACGCGATAACGTCATCGGTCAGGTTTACAACAAGCTGATGGAAATCGAGTCCCGCGTTCTCCCTTGCGGTCTGCACGTTGTTGGTGAACCTCCCAAAGTGGAAGATGTCACCGATGTGTTGACCAGCATCGCCAGTTTTGATCGCCCCGAAGACAACATGAAGTCTCTGTTGCGAATCATCTGTGAAAGCATCGGACGCGATATCGAACAGCTTTACAAATCCAGCGACAAGGGTATTTACGCCGATGTGGAACTCTTGGCAAACATTCGGGCGATCGCCAATAAAGCTGTAGGCGCATTGGTCAAGGCAAAGGCTGATGACGATGGCAGAGTTTCCAAACTCTCGGTTCTCAACTTCTTTAGAATGGGTAAAACTGAGCCTTGGATTGAAGTTTTCCAAGAGAATGGCTATCCCAATGTTAATAAAGATGACATCAAACCTCTCTTTGAATTCCTAGAGTTCTGTCTCAAGCAAATTGTTGCTGACAACGAACTCGGCGGCTTGATCAAAGCTCTGGAAGGCGATTACATCACCCCCAGTCCCGGTGGAGACCCCATCCGTAATCCCTTAGTGCTGCCCACTGGCAAGAATATGCACGCACTCGATCCTAACTCGATTCCTACGAGTGCGGCAGTGCAAGCGGCTAAAACTGTAGTCGATCGCCTCTTAGAGCGTCAACGTCAAGACAACAATGGAGTCTATCCCGAAACGATCGCAGTCGTCCTCTGGGGAACCGACAACATCAAGACCTATGGCGAATCCCTCGCTCAAGTCCTTTGCATGATCGGCGTGAAGCCTATGCCCGATGCCCTCGGTCGTGTCAACCGTTTGGAATTGATTCCCCTCGAAGAATTGGGTCGTCCTCGCGTTGATGTGGTTGTCAACTGCTCTGGCGTATTCCGCGATTTATTCGTTAACCAAATGGACTTGATCGATCGCGCCGTGAGAATGGCAGCCGAAGCCGATGAGCCTCTAGAAATGAACTTTGTCAGGAAGCACGCGATCGCCCAAGCCGAAGAATTTGGCTTAACCATCAGTCAAGCGGCTACTCGCGTATTCAGCAACTCATCGGGTTCCTATTCCTCTAACGTTAACCTCGCTGTGGAAAATAGCACATGGGAAAACGAAGAAGAATTGCAACAGATGTACTTATCTCGTAAGTCCTTCGCCTTTGGCGGTTCCGTCAGCAACACTCAACAGCGTCAGCTTTACGAAGCCTCACTGAAGACCGTTGACATGACCTTCCAAAACTTGGATTCTTCAGAAATCAGTCTCACCGATGTATCCCACTACTTCGACTCTGACCCCACTAAGCTCGTTGGCAGTCTCCGTAAAGATGGTAAAAAACCTGCTTCCTTTATCGCTGATACTACCACCGCTAATGCTCAAGTTCGCACCCTCACCGAGACAGTCCGACTCGATACCCGCACCAAGATTCTTAATCCCAAGTGGTATGAGGGAATGCTCAAGAGTGGTTACGAAGGTGTACGCGAAATCTCTAAGCGCCTAGTCAATACAATGGGCTGGTCGGCAACGGCTGGAGCAGTGGACAACTGGGTTTACGAAGATGTCAATGATGTCTATGTGAACGATAAGGAGATGTGCGATCGCCTCAAAAATCTCAACCCCAATTCGTTCCGTAAGATTGTTGGTACGCTTCTAGAAGTCAATGGTCGCGGCTATTGGGAAACCAGCGAAGAGAATCTGGATAGATTGCGTGAACTCTATCAAGAACTCGAAGACCGCATTGAAGGTGTAGAGTAA